The genomic DNA AACTTCAAGCATTAGATGCTTTCTCTGTTCATTACAACATCGAACGAAAATTCTCTTATAAGCATGCATTAAGTTAAGTTAAAGAACCGACCgacacaaaaataatatttttctatagcGATGGTTAATATAAAACGAATCGAATAACAATTTTCCAGTGATTAATTAGTgagattattatatttaaaaaggcaaaaacaacaactttgccTAATCAAAACGCAAGAGACAACATAATAAAAGATACGTCTCTTTAAGTTCTTACTTATCTCAATACTCTCTCAACTAAATTTGATCAGAAAGAATAGAATAAAGCACAAAACTCACAAATCAAGTCATTAGCAAGATTACATGTGCATAACAAAATACGAGGAGACGAATTGAACAAAATATTAAGAGTACTGATTGGTTAGAAAAGGCAAATAGACAACAACATAAAGAAAAACTCTGTATATGTCGGCCTAAAGTATACTATTTGCCAAGTACACAAATATCTGTTTATGTCggcttaaaataaaatttatcaattATCAAAAAGTCTCATCAACTCTTGGAGACTTTGGACTTTAACCAAACCAATAGATTTTGAAAAGTTGACCGGTTATCGATTAATCTCAACAACGGTTCACCTAGAAATCATGGTGTAATTAAAATCTCGGTTTAACAGTAAACCGGACTCTACAAGAAGAACGATTTATTGTTCGACATGACGGTccggtttggttttaaaagtaCATATTGACTCCATCCTTAATCCTTTTTGAGCAAATTTCTCATTTTTGCTGCTCACATTCGAGAGTAATAACGACAACAATCTTCCAATTTAATCTAGTGAACaaagaaactgaaactgaaaccgAATCATGTTCTTATATGACTAGTATCAAATGAGAGCATTAACAGACACAAAACTTGAGCCCTTTTTCCGGGTATTGAAATGATCaaagcaaaagacaaaaaagagaggtaaagataaaaatcaaaagagaagcaAAGCAGTGTTGTTACTTATCAATTAGTCTTTCTCTTCGTCTGAGTTTTCAAACTTAATCGAATGTGACTGAAGATCGATCTGTCCTCCTCTGTAGCTTCCtcgtttcttcttcgtcttctcatGTCGGAAAtccctaaaccaaaaaaaaaaaccaaaatttacgAGATCAAGACATGAACCTTAtcgcttttctttatttttatcctACATATTAGATATAGAACAGGTACAAAGGCTGAGGAAAATATTGGGTTCTACTTAGGGTAAttctaaccaaaccaaaacaaaccctTCTAAGACTCTCGTTGTCAAAGGGTAattctagatatatatataataagttcAAAGGGTGGAGAGCATTACCTTCCTCTCACTTGCCCTAGAATCTCTTGAGCTTTATAACCATAGCCAACCTCGGCATTAGGCTACAAGAAAGAGCACCAAACTTCAATAAAGGCATTGGTAAAACAAAGATTGCTATACAAGGAGCGATGGAGATTATATGATACCAGTGCATAATACGAGTTGTCTCTCAGCCTCTCGTCAGTGAACACAACGTCGTCAACGTTCACTCTCTGAAATGGTTTCTTCGGCTgtaaaaaagttcaaaacacaCATCAGTACACGATCtctaatcccaaaaaaaaaaaaaaaaatgggtgtAAACACAGTCACCTCTTTTGAGTTAGAAAGCCCTTTTCCTGACATCTGATTTGTTGATTTCGCTTCGCTTTTCTCAGCATTCCCGTTTTCCTGAATGTCACTCTGCTTAACAGGtgtttcttgaactcccttgTCCTCTTCTACTactttctcttccttcttcctacgttttgattcttcatcatcatcctcagtCTCTTCTTTAGTCTCCTCAGGCTCTGATCTTTTCCGTTTCTTAGAAACtctctcctcatcatcatcatcagcctcCACAGATTtcgacttctttttcttcttctttttctctttcaatccGTCTTCAACCTCAGCTTCAGTCTCTTTAACCTTCTCCTCCTCAGCCACCTCCAcctttgtttccttcttcttcttcttctttttctccttctttacaTCCTCTACCACTTCCACCGCATCCTCCTCCTTAATTACATTCACAGCAGCTTCTTGATCTCTGCAACACACAGGACAATAAAAGCCAAATTGATAAGGCTCAACATGACTAATGATGCAATGTAACTAAAACGCAACAAGAACATAATGTTACATATGAAGTAAGCAAAACAACttacttcttcttgttcaaaaACTCGCTGAAAATTTCCTCTAAATCAGGTAAAGTAGTGGAGTTCAACTCCTTCTTCTGCAACAGTAACATAAAGAGAGCAAATTCAAGTAAGACACCTAAGCTACATCACCAAAAGGATCAATTCCATAGTTTCTACGGTGTTGCAATCAACAGTAGCTAAAGAGTGGTCTTTTCTCTTAAGAAAAGTCGAAAATTGTATGTAGCCCAAGTGAAAATCGAATGTACAAACCTCGATTTCAGCGTCCGAAAGCAATTTCTTGAAGCATTTGGAAAACCCACTTCGATCCAAGAACTGAGCAACTGAACGGAGCAGAAGAGCCTTCTGGTCTGATTCCAAGTTCGAAGTCTTGCTCTCGCTACCCATATCTAGTCTAGAGATCAATCAATACTTGGCGAGGCAGGGAAGCTAAGAGAGCTGGGTTTAGAGGAGGCTTTGCTGCTGCtagggttttgaatttttagggtttttaattccGGGTGCGTGCCTAATTAAACCCGACCCGGTTTCTAtacctggtttgtttgtttgtttgtctgtcTTCAAATCAGTCATCATCACTAGACTTGAGGCCCAATGGGTCTTACAAAAGGTAAGAGCCCAATGGGCAATAGCATAATACAAATTCTTGGGAGCTAATGacaaatttgtttctttcttttcaataaTACATACAGCTATGGTCTCTTTTTCTTAGCTGCCAAATTTAGTCACAGAGGATCGATTATCTAAGACGCTTTCTgttatactgtttttttttttttttttttttccgcagGTGATTTTGAAAAATGTGTACACTTTCAAAATAGATAAGTATCTGAGCACCTTTTTTCTCAGAGATTCTTCGCAATTTTCTCAAACACTAGTTATGGAAATTTCTATACATTTTACATTGCGTATAGAAAAACTGTTTTCTAGAATCTTATATAGTTTCAGAgaaattgaaacttgaaactgTGTTGGCCAAAAATACTAGAATTATAGTGATTCTCTATCTTAGCATCTTTTCAATACCATAAATACTAGTCcatgtaaagaaaaagaatagtgtagttttgtttggaaaaaaatattagtcCTTATACTATTTAACTATTAAGTaatgaaacacacacaaaaaaaaggtagTGGAACACAGAAATATTGCAAACAATAAAGTTTTCTctgaatacattttttttttttgtgtgataaaTTTTGATTGTTCGGTATAATAAACACTGTTGATCGATATTACATGTGAAATGTGTTAAAACTGAGAGTTACGTTAGTGCTCATGTCCATGTTCTTCGTCGAAGACAGACACGATACTCGCGAAGTTACAGTGATGGTTACATTAATAATGTGACACCGGTGACAAGCCCTTGTTTGTTCATTCCTTGTCAgaaacaagttttgttttctctcctttGCCACTTGATTTTCTAAAGTTAAGATATTGAATTTTCTTGTTGCAGCTACGAagtaataatataaatgtaCACGCTTCGGAAATAAATACGACTTTGGCCCACCCTTACGTATGTATACAACTTCTTTTCTACCTAATCTTATCATATGCGCTTAAAAATGTAATTCGTTTAGGACATTTCTCATAAAGATTATGTACGTATTAGATCATTTACTAGGAAAATAAGATAAATCGTTCTAATATTTTAGATCTAGGAAAAATCAATCTGGTACAATATTGTAACTTgtttttattgaaatcttatACTATTTGAGTTCACCCACGAATAACACTGTTACTCTGTAAGAAATAGTAAAGCCAGCTTTTACGATGAAACTGTGCATGTTGCTACAAAGAGCAAACCGTTCACGAATACGGATGTTGCAGTGAGGCTTTTGTTGGTTTCAGATTCTTACATGTTTCAATCCATAAACttaaagagcaaaaaaaataacaaattatacTTAAACTAAGATtcctaaaatttcaaaacaaaattagaactacttaaaattatgaaaagcTTCGCAACAAATAGAATGATAGGAAGTGTTGTTTTAGTTCGTGATCTCgggttatatattaaaagaaataaataaaagaattgatATAAGCTATAGTATAGAGATATAAGAGCTGTTTATGTTAATATATTTGTTCagtagatatatatagataagagCTGTTTATAAcccccaaaaataaaagatgttcTTTCCCTTTCACTGTATTTATTTGCTTTTGAAATGCTCAAACAATTCAGTTTCGGTTTCTGActaaaaaacaacataaatcaCTGACCACTGATGTCATATTGCATGTGACCGAATCAGTTGTGATCTTTTTCTCTCTGCCTCTCATAAATAAGTCACGAGCGAATACTactaaaaagttaaaacctcATAATTCTGAATGGGGATCATACTTTTTTCCTTAAactattcacatatttttcatatttaattaacaGATTCGCAATCGTAACGATCAATTATTAGATCAACTAGTGATGCCATGCGACACTACTacgtacaatatatatatatatgctgtaTGCAAGTACacaatcatgttttctttttggtatgagAAATCATGTGTTGACTTCtccatctatactattaattcgggagtacaaaagaagaaaaaaaaaaaatttgtcaaaaataCCATATAATATCCTTACGgctaaagaaagaaagaacaaaaaaaaacaaattaagggcAAATAGGTAATCGAATGTGTAGATGGGAAGCGGATCCTAAATGTTTGGCCATAACCTTATTCGGATCTTAGATATATTAGATGTATCcaaacactctcttcttcttaaacCCGTAGgagaaatcaaaatccaaacgGCATAATATTCAATACCTACCATATAAGTTCTGTTACTAATTAATCAGCGACTATATACAAAACAGTTTAGACAACTTACCATACGTAATAAACGGCagcattttaaataattaccatTTCTTTTCGTCATTTAATATGATAAAGATCAGCCAATCTTAACAATACCGATTTCTACACCTTAAcattaataatatcaattatatcaaataaaatcggAAACTATTTTAATGCAATCCCTGATCATCCTCTCTCATATCAGATCAAACCGAAAATAAAGTCAAAACATTAACTGAAAATCTTTGatataatattactaaattatattaaccttctaaaatcaaaactaaatattCGTATTCTTTAACTTTTAGCAACTATCCCGGATCTTtagtaaagaaaataattaacgtATCTTATCACTAATATCTAATAAGCATATTCTAGAATTTATCATTTCCCGAAAACGTCTCTATTAGTCATATAAATACAAACCGATGAACAAGCTTAATACTCAATATTTTAGATCTATCAgctaattttgtcatcaaggcTGCTAATCGNGTAGgagaaatcaaaatccaaac from Camelina sativa cultivar DH55 chromosome 2, Cs, whole genome shotgun sequence includes the following:
- the LOC104733992 gene encoding nucleolar and coiled-body phosphoprotein 1 — translated: MGSESKTSNLESDQKALLLRSVAQFLDRSGFSKCFKKLLSDAEIEKKELNSTTLPDLEEIFSEFLNKKKDQEAAVNVIKEEDAVEVVEDVKKEKKKKKKKETKVEVAEEEKVKETEAEVEDGLKEKKKKKKKSKSVEADDDDEERVSKKRKRSEPEETKEETEDDDEESKRRKKEEKVVEEDKGVQETPVKQSDIQENGNAEKSEAKSTNQMSGKGLSNSKEPKKPFQRVNVDDVVFTDERLRDNSYYALPNAEVGYGYKAQEILGQVRGRDFRHEKTKKKRGSYRGGQIDLQSHSIKFENSDEEKD